A DNA window from Fuerstiella sp. contains the following coding sequences:
- a CDS encoding DUF1501 domain-containing protein, translated as MSLSVTAGRRCFLKESVLGLGTVALASLMDRRGATAAPGGQVNRSRTVHESHFVPRAKNVIFLFMAGGPSQLELFDNKPSLRKYAGRQVPHSVLGNQELPFIERDATLMPSPLRFSRYGESGAELSEALPRLAEVVDEIAIVKSMHTDAFNHAPAQIFLHTGHLQLGKPSVGSWISYGLGSESSDLPAFVVLTTGQGVSGGASCYGNGFLPSVHQGVTLRPDGDPILFLGDPKGIDRSIQRNTIDALGRLNRHRVDIVGDPEIETRIAACEMAFRMQTSAPDLIDLTQESKTTLDLYGVTPGTPSFAGTCLLARRLVERGTRFVELMYKGWDHHSDVEGGVKKICGRTDQAVAALIKDLRQRGLLDETLVVWGGEFGRTPMVEDNPALGRTRGRDHHPNAYTMWMAGGGINPGQTIGKTDELGYHVTEDPVHIHDLQATILHLLGIEHTELTFQHQGRDFRLTDVEGEVVEKLLG; from the coding sequence ATGTCTCTGTCCGTGACAGCCGGCCGACGCTGCTTTCTTAAGGAATCGGTACTTGGTCTGGGGACCGTTGCACTTGCTTCACTCATGGATCGTCGCGGCGCCACGGCAGCGCCGGGGGGGCAGGTAAATCGTTCCCGCACAGTACATGAGTCGCATTTTGTACCCCGTGCCAAAAATGTGATTTTCCTGTTCATGGCAGGTGGGCCGAGTCAGCTGGAACTTTTCGATAACAAACCTTCGTTGCGAAAGTATGCCGGCCGTCAAGTTCCGCATTCCGTACTCGGGAACCAGGAGCTTCCGTTTATCGAACGTGACGCGACGCTGATGCCGTCACCACTTCGCTTTTCACGCTATGGAGAATCGGGTGCCGAGCTTTCTGAAGCGCTGCCGCGACTGGCCGAAGTTGTTGATGAGATAGCCATTGTGAAAAGCATGCACACGGATGCATTCAATCATGCGCCGGCACAGATTTTTTTGCATACGGGGCATCTTCAACTCGGTAAGCCGAGTGTGGGCAGCTGGATTTCGTACGGTCTTGGAAGTGAATCATCGGACCTGCCTGCATTCGTTGTGCTTACAACGGGACAGGGAGTCAGTGGTGGTGCTTCGTGCTATGGCAATGGCTTCCTCCCCTCTGTCCATCAGGGTGTGACACTGCGACCGGATGGAGACCCCATTCTGTTTCTGGGCGATCCGAAAGGGATCGATCGATCGATTCAGCGAAATACGATCGACGCGCTGGGCCGACTGAATCGTCATCGTGTCGACATCGTTGGCGACCCGGAAATCGAGACACGCATCGCTGCCTGTGAAATGGCGTTCCGGATGCAGACCAGTGCTCCCGATCTGATTGATCTGACGCAGGAAAGCAAAACAACACTCGACCTCTACGGAGTGACACCCGGCACGCCTTCGTTTGCCGGGACCTGTCTGCTTGCTCGCCGGCTGGTTGAACGCGGGACCCGATTTGTGGAGCTCATGTATAAAGGCTGGGACCATCACTCGGATGTGGAAGGGGGAGTCAAAAAGATATGCGGAAGAACAGATCAGGCTGTCGCAGCACTGATCAAAGATCTGAGGCAGCGCGGACTGCTGGATGAAACGTTGGTGGTCTGGGGAGGCGAGTTTGGTCGGACACCAATGGTCGAAGACAATCCGGCGCTTGGTCGTACGCGTGGTCGTGATCACCATCCCAATGCTTACACAATGTGGATGGCCGGTGGTGGAATCAATCCCGGGCAGACGATCGGAAAGACGGATGAATTAGGATACCACGTCACTGAAGATCCGGTGCATATTCACGACTTGCAGGCAACGATCCTGCATCTGCTTGGTATTGAACATACAGAGCTGACGTTTCAGCACCAGGGACGTGATTTTCGACTGACCGACGTGGAAGGAGAAGTCGTTGAGAAATTGCTGGGATGA
- a CDS encoding DUF1549 and DUF1553 domain-containing protein — MNLRYAIPAGLPVLSWQVLLLMAVPLATADEHWAFQPPVSPELPVIVNEKWYRNPIDRFVVARLQDEGLEPSPRADRAVLLRRLCLDLTGLPPMKEEIDAFMADSEPDAWERLVERLLKSPHYGERWAVWWLDGARYADTNGYEVDRPRMIWAWRDWVIRSLNNDMPFDQFTMEQMAGDLLPNATTQQRIATGFHRNTFMNEEGAHDWEQFRYESIVDRVHTTATVFMGLTLACAQCHDHKYDPFTQEEYFQFFALLNNADEPELEVPVEDLLARQAEIDAQIAVMEADRPQHFPLDSELQNANVAVTDSAQKQRQEHLQQRVLEWIEHESATAVRWQLLDPRQAVSANNATMTVLEDGSLLVTGDRPELDTYEIVCDTDLPQITGFRLEAIPDPRLPNHGPGRGSVMSDGTFVVTEFDVDAQPLVVSQQGDSATEIRSLNFVRADATYQNERRTVDKAIDGNRLTSWHTNNAARRRHVAVFQVDEPYLAEGRTKLTITVLQNFVHQQTLGRFRLFVTDDEQTLSANLRDPVIDSILRADPAKRSRQQIEQLKKHYLSVAEELTEYNRTIEELRETRPQLPTTMVLSERAVPRRTRLHERGDYRRPATEVAAGVPDVLHPLRAGETPSRLALANWIVDRRNPLTARVIVNQIWQQYFGRGLVSTPEDFGSQGALPSHPELLDWLAVEFMERNWSLKELHRLIVNSATWQQSSRTTVQQQNRDPENILLDRGPRHRVNAEMVRDILLAASGLLNRRIGGPSVFPAQPNGALAGFSGFRWSTSEGGDQYRRSLYTFRQRASPYAMSSLFDAPPGLTCTVRRRRSTTPLQSLALLNDSLTIEASRALAEKILGERRTSQDEKLILAFERCTSRSPDSHELQTIRDFYQQQKSHLTDRSDVTAALTAGEQTVDSVAPAEFAAWIVTVRLLLNLHEVIVKQ; from the coding sequence ATGAATCTCCGATACGCGATTCCAGCCGGCTTGCCGGTTCTGTCGTGGCAGGTGCTGCTGTTGATGGCGGTGCCGTTGGCGACCGCTGATGAGCACTGGGCTTTTCAGCCACCGGTCAGTCCTGAACTGCCGGTGATTGTCAATGAGAAATGGTACCGGAATCCGATTGATCGCTTCGTTGTTGCGCGACTGCAGGATGAAGGTCTCGAACCGTCTCCTCGTGCGGACAGGGCCGTACTGCTTCGCCGATTGTGTCTGGATCTGACAGGTCTGCCACCGATGAAAGAGGAAATAGATGCGTTCATGGCTGACAGTGAACCTGACGCCTGGGAACGCCTCGTAGAGAGGCTTTTGAAGTCGCCTCATTATGGTGAACGCTGGGCTGTGTGGTGGCTCGACGGCGCGCGCTACGCCGATACGAACGGTTATGAAGTTGACCGGCCCCGCATGATCTGGGCCTGGCGCGACTGGGTTATCCGGTCCCTCAACAACGACATGCCGTTTGATCAGTTCACGATGGAGCAGATGGCCGGAGACCTGTTGCCGAATGCAACAACTCAACAGAGAATTGCTACCGGTTTCCACCGTAATACGTTTATGAACGAAGAAGGTGCGCATGACTGGGAGCAATTCCGTTACGAATCGATTGTCGATCGAGTGCACACAACCGCGACTGTCTTTATGGGACTCACTCTCGCGTGCGCACAGTGTCACGACCACAAGTATGATCCGTTCACTCAGGAAGAGTATTTTCAGTTTTTTGCGCTGCTGAACAATGCCGATGAACCGGAACTTGAAGTTCCCGTCGAAGACCTCCTCGCCCGCCAGGCAGAAATCGATGCCCAGATAGCGGTCATGGAAGCCGACAGGCCACAGCACTTCCCGCTGGACAGCGAGCTTCAGAATGCCAACGTTGCCGTGACTGATTCAGCACAGAAACAACGCCAGGAACACCTGCAGCAGCGGGTTTTGGAATGGATCGAGCATGAGTCCGCAACAGCCGTGCGCTGGCAGTTGCTTGATCCCCGTCAAGCGGTTTCGGCTAATAATGCTACCATGACAGTCCTTGAAGATGGTTCTCTGCTGGTCACGGGAGATCGGCCGGAGCTGGATACGTATGAAATCGTTTGCGATACCGATTTGCCGCAGATTACGGGATTTCGACTGGAAGCAATCCCGGATCCCCGACTTCCGAACCACGGCCCAGGGCGGGGCAGCGTTATGAGTGACGGCACTTTCGTCGTCACGGAATTCGACGTGGATGCACAACCGCTCGTGGTTTCTCAGCAGGGTGATTCCGCGACCGAAATCCGGTCATTGAACTTTGTGCGGGCGGATGCAACGTATCAAAACGAGAGACGCACAGTCGATAAAGCAATCGACGGCAATCGTCTGACGAGTTGGCATACCAACAATGCGGCACGACGACGACACGTCGCAGTGTTTCAAGTCGATGAACCGTACCTCGCGGAGGGGAGAACCAAGCTGACCATCACGGTTCTGCAGAATTTTGTTCATCAGCAGACATTGGGACGTTTTCGACTGTTTGTTACCGATGATGAACAAACTCTCAGTGCCAATCTCCGTGATCCGGTGATTGACTCGATTCTGCGGGCAGATCCGGCGAAACGCAGCCGGCAGCAGATCGAGCAGCTGAAAAAACACTACCTGTCGGTTGCGGAAGAACTGACCGAGTACAACAGGACGATTGAAGAACTCCGAGAGACTCGGCCGCAACTGCCCACAACGATGGTCCTGTCGGAACGCGCTGTGCCGCGTCGTACACGCCTGCATGAGCGAGGTGACTACCGTCGACCTGCGACTGAGGTCGCCGCCGGCGTTCCGGACGTACTGCATCCGCTGAGGGCCGGCGAAACGCCGTCACGTCTGGCTCTGGCAAACTGGATCGTTGACCGTCGCAATCCGCTGACGGCCCGAGTGATTGTTAACCAAATCTGGCAGCAGTACTTCGGACGGGGCCTGGTCAGTACACCGGAGGATTTCGGTTCTCAGGGGGCATTGCCGTCACATCCGGAGTTACTGGACTGGCTGGCTGTGGAATTTATGGAACGGAACTGGAGCCTCAAGGAACTCCATCGGTTGATTGTCAATTCAGCCACATGGCAGCAGTCATCGCGGACGACAGTACAGCAGCAGAATCGTGATCCGGAAAACATTCTGCTTGATCGGGGACCACGACATCGTGTGAACGCCGAAATGGTACGCGACATTCTGCTGGCGGCGAGCGGGCTGCTCAATCGCAGAATAGGTGGTCCCAGTGTGTTTCCTGCTCAGCCGAACGGAGCCCTGGCCGGGTTTAGCGGATTCAGGTGGTCGACCAGCGAAGGAGGTGACCAGTATCGCCGCAGCCTGTATACGTTTCGGCAGCGTGCCTCACCGTATGCAATGTCTTCACTGTTCGACGCACCACCCGGATTGACGTGTACCGTTCGGCGTCGTCGGTCGACGACACCACTTCAGTCGCTCGCCCTGCTGAATGACAGTCTGACGATTGAAGCATCCCGTGCGCTGGCAGAAAAGATTCTGGGTGAACGAAGAACATCACAGGACGAAAAACTGATACTGGCTTTCGAGAGATGTACCTCCCGGTCTCCGGATTCGCACGAGCTGCAGACAATCCGAGACTTTTATCAGCAGCAAAAAAGTCATCTGACTGATCGGTCTGACGTTACAGCTGCGTTGACCGCAGGTGAACAGACGGTTGATTCTGTAGCCCCTGCAGAATTCGCGGCGTGGATTGTGACAGTGCGACTTCTGCTGAATCTGCACGAGGTAATTGTAAAGCAATAA